DNA from Prevotella melaninogenica:
TAATGGAGTTGTCCTCGTTGATTGTAACTTCAATGTTCTGACAGTAGCCAGCCATTGCTTCGTCAATAGAGTTATCAACGGTCTCGTTAATCAAGTGGTGGAGTCCCTTTTCACTGATGTCACCAATGTACATAGCTGGACGCTTGCGTACAGCCTCCAAGCCTTCTAATACCTGGATGTTACTGGCGGAGTAATTATTCTCGTTTTCTGGATTTTCTGCCATTTTCTTTCGATTGTTCTTATAGTATGCAAAGATACACTTTTTCCTTTATATTTGAAAATAAAAACCTGCAAAAAACACAAAAGAAAGCATATCAAATTGCTGTTTTGTGCTGATAATTAGCTTTTATTCTTTTTAGTGGTAATACTTAATTTCCTTATAAATGAGGATTGTTCGGAAAAGTCATTATCTGTACCTTTGCAACACAAAAACATTATCAAAAAGCCATCCTTATGTTAAATACCTTATTATTTGCATCCCTTGCTATCAGCGGGGTAGCTGGAGTGACTCCAGACTCAGTAGTGAACAAAGATGCATCACTTAATGAAGTAGTCGTTACTGACTTCAAGCAGAACAAAAGAAACCTAACTTCTATTGCAGTTTCAACCATTAACAGTCAGCAATTACTGAACCAACAAATTGTGAATTTGAAGGAGTTAACGGCAGTTATGCCTAACTTTTACATGCCCGACTATGGTTCATATGCTAACACACCTATCTTTATTCGTGGTATCGGAGCAAAGATGAAGGGTTCTGCCGTAGGTTTCTATGTAGATGGTGTGCCTCATTTTGAATCGTCAGCATTTAATATTGACCTTAGTGATATTGCTGCTGTAGATGTGTTTCGAGGTCCGCAAGGAACCTTATACGGCCGTAACACTATAGCAGGTGTTATCAATGTCTACACACATAACCCTCTTGATTATCAGAAGACGCGTATAAAAGTAGGCTATGGAAAGTATAACGATGTTGTAGCACAGGCTTCTAACTATTCTAAGCTGACTGATAAACTTGGTTTGTCGAGTGCTATTTCTTATCATCATAACGATGGTATGTTCACCAATCAGTTCCAGAATGATAAGGCAGATAAGGTGAATGAGGTTGAAGGACGACTCGGACTTTACTGGCGACCAACCATGAATTGGCTTATTCATCTCAATAGTACGCTTACTCATAGTAAGCAGAATGGTTATCCATATGCACCATATGACCTTACGAAAGATGTACTATCACCTATTAGTTATAACCGCAATAGCACTTACAAACGTCTGATTTCAACAACAGGTCTTAATGCTCGATATGAGAATAGTCGTATTAGTTTCAATAGTCAGACATCTTATCAATTCATCAAATCACATCAGGGGATAGACCAAGATTTCACACCAAAGGACCTCTTCTATGCTGATAATAGCTATCATCAGAATATGCTTTCACAAGAGTTAACCTTGAAATCGAATGATAAAGGTCGTTACCAGTGGATTATTGGTATGTTTGGTATGCTACTCCATTCTGCCCCCTTTATAGAAACAAGCTATTATACAAAGGATTTTTCGACTCCAACTTCCTATAAGAACCCTACAGCAGGCTATGCAATCTATCACCAGAGTTCTTATAATATATGGAGGGGTTTATCGGCAACTGTTGGTTTACGCTTCGATTATGAGCATGCGAAGATAGACTACAATCAAGATAAGGTAACGTTAACAACAGGTGCTAATGCACATGTAAAGGACTTTGTTAGTAGTGCAAACTTCCGTCAGTTCACTCCTAAGTTTACGCTTCAATATCTTACAAATAGGGACAATCTCTACTATGCGAGTGTCGCTCGTGGTTATAAGCCAGGTGGATTTAATACTATCTTTAAGACCGATGCAGAGCGTGCATACGACCCAGAATACAGCTGGAATTACGAGGTAGGGGCACGATTGAAGTTCTTGAATGGACGATTGACTGCTGAAGCAGATCTTTTCTACATTGATTGGCGACACATGCAGACTACCTATACTGTTCCTGCTGTGGGTAATCTAATTGCGAATGCAGGACATACGGATAGTAAAGGTTTCGAACTTTCATTTGCTTATCATCCAATAAAGAGCTTACAGTTTAGTATGAACTATGGTTACACCCACGCTCGTTACTTGGAATATAAGAAGAGTGCTACAGAAGATTTCTCGGGTAATAGACTTCCAATGGTACCTAACCATACGCTCTCAATAGATGGGACTTACACTGTTTTGCAGGCGGGTTGGTTTAATAAGATTGTCGTTAATGCAGGCTTTACAGGGCTCGGTCGTATCTATTGGGCTGATGACAATGTCGTTCGCCAGAACTTCTATGGGACGCTTAATGCAAAGGTTAGTCTCACAAAAGGTATATTCACATGGGATTTATGGGGTAAGAATCTGACAGGAACTGACTATATAGCGTACAGTTTCAAGATGTCAACTGGTAACTATGCACAGAAGGGTAAGCCTCTTACCTTTGGTACTTCCCTCAGCGTATCATTCTAAGGAGAGAATGAAGGATTGGAGAAAAAGAATGCTACAGCTAATTCTGCTCACTTCTCCTAAAGTCCTTTCTCATGATATGTAACACGCTGCTCTACTTATATAATTCACTACATGTTCAACAGCATTTCATCAAAGAAACTAAGTTTTGGTACGTTCTTCTGTCTATATATTGCACAGATGGTACCGTCATCCTTTCTTATGACAGCCTTACAGGTTATCATGAGGGAAGGACAATATAGTCTTGCAACCATTGGCTTGCTAAACCTTGTCCGAGTTCCATGGACGATAAAGTTCCTATGGTCGCCTTTTGTTGACCGTCACTGCGTAACAGTGCGTGACTATAAACGTACGATTATCGCTACAGAGTTGATATATGCCGTTGCACTCTTAGCCACAGGGCTGATTAATGTACGTTCAGAAATCATGCTTGTAGT
Protein-coding regions in this window:
- a CDS encoding TonB-dependent receptor: MLNTLLFASLAISGVAGVTPDSVVNKDASLNEVVVTDFKQNKRNLTSIAVSTINSQQLLNQQIVNLKELTAVMPNFYMPDYGSYANTPIFIRGIGAKMKGSAVGFYVDGVPHFESSAFNIDLSDIAAVDVFRGPQGTLYGRNTIAGVINVYTHNPLDYQKTRIKVGYGKYNDVVAQASNYSKLTDKLGLSSAISYHHNDGMFTNQFQNDKADKVNEVEGRLGLYWRPTMNWLIHLNSTLTHSKQNGYPYAPYDLTKDVLSPISYNRNSTYKRLISTTGLNARYENSRISFNSQTSYQFIKSHQGIDQDFTPKDLFYADNSYHQNMLSQELTLKSNDKGRYQWIIGMFGMLLHSAPFIETSYYTKDFSTPTSYKNPTAGYAIYHQSSYNIWRGLSATVGLRFDYEHAKIDYNQDKVTLTTGANAHVKDFVSSANFRQFTPKFTLQYLTNRDNLYYASVARGYKPGGFNTIFKTDAERAYDPEYSWNYEVGARLKFLNGRLTAEADLFYIDWRHMQTTYTVPAVGNLIANAGHTDSKGFELSFAYHPIKSLQFSMNYGYTHARYLEYKKSATEDFSGNRLPMVPNHTLSIDGTYTVLQAGWFNKIVVNAGFTGLGRIYWADDNVVRQNFYGTLNAKVSLTKGIFTWDLWGKNLTGTDYIAYSFKMSTGNYAQKGKPLTFGTSLSVSF